From a region of the Odontesthes bonariensis isolate fOdoBon6 chromosome 2, fOdoBon6.hap1, whole genome shotgun sequence genome:
- the xpo1b gene encoding exportin-1 yields the protein MPAIMTMLADHAAQQLLDFNQKLDINLLDNVVNCLYHGVGPQQRMAQEVLTHLKEHPDAWTRVDTILEFSQNMNTKYYALQILETVIKTRWKILPRTQCEGIKKYVVGLIIKTSSDASNVEKEKVYIGKLNMILVQILKQEWPKHWPTFISDIVGASRTSESLCQNNMVILKLLSEEVFDFSSGQMTQVKAKHLKDSMCNEFSQIFQLCQFVMENSQNAPLVHATLETLLRFLNWIPLGYIFETKLISTLVYKFLNVPMFRNVTLKCLTEIAGVSVSQYEEQFVTLFTLTMCQLKQMLPLNTNIRLAYANGKDDEQNFIQNLSLFLCTFLKEHGQLIEKRLNLRETLMEALHYMLLVSEVEETEIFKICLEYWNHLAAELYRESPFSTSTSPLLSGNQHFDVPPRRQLYLPVLSKVRLLMVSRMAKPEEVLVVENDQGEVVREFMKDTDSINLYKNMRETLVYLTHLDYADTERIMTEKLHNQVNGTEWSWKNLNTLCWAIGSISGAMHEEDEKRFLVTVIKDLLGLCEQKRGKDNKAIIASNIMYIVGQYPRFLRAHWKFLKTVVNKLFEFMHETHDGVQDMACDTFIKIAQKCRRHFIQVQVGEVMPFIDEILNNINTIICDLQPQQVHTFYEAVGYMIGAQTDQAVQEHLIEKYMLLPNQVWDSIIQQATKNVDILKDPETVKQLGSILKTNVRACKAVGHPFVIQLGRIYLDMLNVYKCLSENISAAIQTNGEMVTKQPLIRSMRTVKRETLKLISGWVSRSNDPQMVGENFVPPLLDAVLIDYQRNVPAAREPEVLSTMATIVNKLGGHITSEIPQIFDAVFECTLNMINKNFEEYPEHRTHFFYLLQAVNSHCFPAFLAIPPAQFKLVLDSIIWAFKHTMRNVADTGLQILYTMLQNVAQEEAAAQSFYQTYFCDILQHIFSVVTDTSHTAGLTMHASILAYMFNLVEEGKITSALNPATPTSNQVFIQEYVANLLKTAFPHLQDAQVKVFVTGLFSLNQDIPAFKEHLRDFLVQIKEFAGEDTSDLFLEEREASLRQAQEEKHKIQMSVPGILNPHEIPEEMCD from the exons ATGCCAGCAATTATGACAATGTTAGCAGACCATGCAGCGCAGCAGCTGCTGGACTTCAACCAGAAATTGGATATCAACCTGCTGGATAATGTGGTGAACTGCCTATATCATGGGGTAGGACCtcag CAAAGAATGGCACAAGAGGTGTTGACACACTTAAAGGAGCACCCGGATGCCTGGACAAGAGTGGACACCATCCTCGAGTTCTCCCAGAACATGAACACCAAA TACTATGCTCTTCAGATACTGGAAACGGTTATCAAAACAAGATGGAAGATTCTTCCCCGGACTCAGTGTGAAG GAATAAAAAAGTATGTTGTCGGACTCATTATCAAGACTTCATCAGATGCTTCAAACGTAGAG aaagaaaaagtgTACATCGGGAAGCTGAACATGATCCTGGTTCAG ATCCTGAAGCAGGAGTGGCCCAAGCACTGGCCCACCTTCATCAGCGACATCGTGGGGGCGAGTCGCACCAGCGAGAGTCTCTGCCAGAACAACATGGTCATTCTGAAGCTGCTCAGCGAGGAggtctttgacttctccagtggcCAGATGACCCAGGTCAAAGCCAAGCATCTAAAAGACAG caTGTGTAATGAATTCTCCCAGATATTCCAGCTTTGTCAGTTTGTCATG GAAAACTCCCAGAACGCCCCCCTGGTCCACGCCACCCTGGAGACCCTCCTGCGTTTTCTCAACTGGATTCCACTCGGATACATCTTTGAAACCAAACTGATCAGCACGTTGGTCTATAAG TTCCTGAACGTGCCCATGTTTCGCAACGTGACGCTGAAGTgcctgacagaaatcgctggTGTGAGCGTCAGCCAGTACGAGGAGCAGTTTGTTACCCTCTTCACGCTGACCATGTGCCAGCTCAAGCAG ATGCTGCCCCTGAACACCAACATCCGGTTGGCCTACGCCAACGGGAAGGACGACGAGCAGaacttcatccagaacctcagTCTGTTCCTGTGCACGTTCCTTAAAGAGCACGGCCAGCTCATCGAGAAGCGGCTCAACCTCAGAGAGACGCTAATGGAG GCCCTCCACTACATGCTCCTGGTGTCGGAGGTAGAAGAGACTGAGATCTTCAAAATTTGTCTGGAGTATTGGAACCACTTAGCAGCCGAGCTCTACAGAGAGAGTCCATTTTCCACATCGACGTCCCCCCTGCTCTCTGGCAACCAACACTTTGACGTGCCCCCACGCAGGCAGCTCTACCTCCCCGTGCTCTCCAAG GTGCGTCTGCTGATGGTCAGTCGGATGGCCAAGCCAGAGGAGGTCCTGGTGGTGGAGAATGACCAGGGGGAGGTGGTCCGAGAGTTCATGAAGGACACAGATTCCATCAACCTCTACAAAAACATGAGAGAAACCCTCG TGTACCTGACTCACTTGGACTACGCGGACACGGAGCGCATAATGACGGAGAAGCTTCACAACCAAGTGAATGGCACGGAATGGTCCTGGAAAAACCTCAACACCTTGTGCTGGGCCATCGGCTCCATCAGCGGGGCCATGCACGAGGAGGACGAGAAGAGGTTCCTGGTTACTGTCATCAAg GATCTGCTGGGTCTGTGTGAGCAAAAACGAGGAAAGGACAACAAGGCAATCATCGCCTCCAACATCATGTACATTGTTGGACAGTACCCGCGCTTTCTCAGAGCCCACTGGAAGTTCCTCAAGACTGTGGTGAACAAACTCTTTGAATTCATGCACG AGACCCACGACGGAGTTCAGGACATGGCGTGCGACACCTTCATTAAGATCGCCCAAAAGTGCAGGCGTCATTTCATCCAGGTGCAGGTGGGAGAGGTGATGCCCTTTATCGACGAGATCCTAAACAATATCAACACCATCATCTGCGACCTCCAGCCTCAACAG GTGCACACGTTCTACGAGGCGGTGGGCTATATGATCGGGGCCCAGACGGACCAGGCTGTTCAGGAGCACCTGATAGAAAAATATATGCTGCTGCCCAATCAGGTGTGGGACAGCATCATCCAGCAGGCCACCAAG AATGTCGACATCTTGAAGGACCCAGAGACCGTAAAGCAGCTCGGCAGCATACTGAAGACCAACGTCCGAGCCTGCAAGGCTGTGGGACACCCGTTTGTCATCCAGTTGGGACGGATTTACCTGGACATGCTGAACGTCTACAAGTGCCTCAGCGAGAATATCTCTGCTGCCATTCAGACAAACG GTGAGATGGTGACGAAACAGCCGCTGATCCGCAGCATGAGAACTGTGAAACGAGAGACGCTGAAACTGATCTCGGGCTGGGTCAGCCGATCAAACGACCCACAGATG GTTGGCGAGAACTTCGTTCCACCACTTTTGGATGCCGTCCTCATAGACTACCAACGCAATGTCCCCGCGGCCCGCGAGCCCGAGGTCCTCAGCACCATGGCGACCATCGTCAATAAGCTGGGAGGTCACATCACCAGTGAGATACCCCAGATCTTTGACGCCGTCTTTGAGTGCACCCTGAACATGATCAACAAG AACTTTGAGGAGTATCCAGAGCACAGGACCCACTTCTTCTACCTGCTCCAAGCCGTAAACTCTCACTGCTTCCCCGCGTTCCTCGCCATCCCCCCGGCCCAGTTCAAGCTGGTGTTGGACTCCATCATCTGGGCCTTCAAACACACCATGAGGAACGTGGCCGACACCG GTCTGCAGATTCTGTACACCATGCTGCAAAACGTGGCCCAGGAGGAGGCGGCCGCTCAGAGCTTCTACCAGACGTATTTCTGCGACATCCTGCAGCACATCTTCTCTGTGGTCACCGACACATCACACACTGCTG GCCTGACGATGCATGCGTCCATCCTGGCCTACATGTTCAACTTGGTGGAAGAGGGGAAGATCACTTCTGCACTGAACCCCGCCACCCCCACCAGCAACCAGGTCTTCATCCAGGAATACGTGGCCAACCTGCTCAAGACCGCTTTCCCCCACCTACAGGA TGCTCAGGTGAAGGTGTTTGTGACGGGGCTGTTCAGTTTAAACCAGGACATTCCTGCCTTCAAGGAGCACCTGAGGGACTTCCTGGTACAGATAAAG GAGTTTGCAGGCGAGGACACCTCGGACCTGTTCCTGGAGGAAAGGGAGGCGTCGCTCCGTCAGGCCCAGGAGGAGAAACACAAGATCCAGATGTCGGTGCCGGGCATCCTCAACCCTCACGAGATTCCAGAGGAGATGTGTGACTGA